The genomic region ATAAAATCATGCGATCTCATAATACTATGAGGTATTAATCCAAATTTCTTCGGGCTATCCCTCAGTGATAGGTAGATTGTATACGCGTTACGCACCCGTGCGCCGGTCGTCAGCAAAGAGCAAGCTCTCTCTGTTACCCCTCGACTTGCATGTGTTAGGCCTGCCGCTAGCGTTCATCCTGAGCCAGGATCAAACTCTTCATCGTAGAATCTTTTTAAAGATCATTTATTGATCTATATAATTAATACTACTTAATTAGCGTAATTGTGTTTATCTATATTAAATCTTACCAGAAAATATTATCAAAATATCTTCTTATTATTTATTTTGTGCTGTCAATCAAAATCTCAATGAACTACTTCAAATTATAAAATCAAAACTTTGCCAATCCTCTCCCGATTCTCGTACTAGTATTTTAACCTTCTCTGAAGAACTAACGCTCTACTTCTGACATCATGTCTGCTGCAAAGCGGGTGCAAATATACTCACGTTTTTCTCTATCAACCAAACTTTTTAACTAAATAAATTAAAATAATTTATAACACACATACAAACAACTAATTACAAATCATCCTATCCGAATTATTCTAACTCATATAACTTTATCAGATAACGATATCGCAAATACATGAGAATACTTGAAACACTTAAGCCTAATAAAAGTCCCATCCATATACCTTGCCCATCATAGTCTAGTATTATTCCTAAATAATAAGATACAGGAAATCCTATCAACCAGTACGCAACGAAACATATTAAACTAGGAATCCAAACGTCTTGTAATCCACGCAAAGCACCTAAGAATACTACTTGCAAACCATCACTCACTTGAAAAAACGCTGCTACAACTAATAGACTAGACGCTATTTTAACAACTTCTATATCATCAATATAGACCCAAGGTAATTGAGCTCTAAAAGAGTAAAACATTAAAGCAAAAAAAACATCAAAGATCAAAGTCAGTAGGAATATAGATCTTGCAATTCTCTTTAACTCAGTAATATTACCAGCTCCTAATTGATTCCCGACTCTGATTGTCGCGGTAACACTTAGTCCAACACCTACCATAAAAGTCATTGCAGATAAGTTGAGAGCTATTTGATTTGCTGCTTGATTTTTAGTACCTAATACACCACTTAAAATTATCGCTGCTGTAAATAGACTAACCTCGAAAAACATTTGTAGAGCTGTAGGAAATCCTAAATGAAGTAATTTCTTAATTATGCTTACAGAGAAAGATTCTATTAATGTAAAATATTTTTTAAGCTCCACCTTTCGCGTAAGCAAAAAAATTAACACCGGTACCATTAATATTCTAGCTACCAATGTACCGTAGGCAGCTCCTTCAACCTCTAATCTAGGAAAACCAAATTCACCATAGATTAAAAGATAATTTAAAATAATATTTACAATGTTTGCTACTATTGTTGCCTGCATGGCAAATACGGTCTTAGATAGACCATCTGAAAATTGCTTAATTGATTGAAAAATCATCAATGGTATCATTGAAAAAGCCACAATTCTCATATATGGGATAGCTAATACTATCACCTCATCTGGCTGATCCAGAAAAAAGAGAATGGGTTCAGAGAGAAAAAGAAGAATACACAGTAACACTCCATTTATAGTTGAAACTAAAACACCGTTATGAAAGATACTTTTAACCTTTTGAAAATTACCTTTAGCATCAGCTTCAGCAACTAAAGGTGTTATGGCAAAGGAAAATCCAATACCTATACTAAGAGCTATAAAAATTAGAGTATTTCCTAAGGATACAGCCGCTAACTGAGCATCCCCCAATTTTCCAACCATTACATTATCAGCAAATGCAACTAGAAGATGCGCTATTTGCCCAGCCATTATAGGGTAAGCGATATTTAAATTTCTACCAAATTCACGTGTATAATCTTGTAATGCCATGTGTTATTAAAAGAGGCCAAATATAACGACAAAGGACTACTTAAATAAAGATAAAGAAATGTTTAAAAAGGACGCTCTTCACTAAAGGACCTTAATGAACAACTACTCGTTCTCTAACACCTTAATATACTTATCAATTTGACCTATCGCATTATCATCTAATTGAGGCATTACAATATGATTTTTGGATTCTAAAGATTGTAATAGAATATCACAGACTATCTTACGTGCCATAGGCTTATCATCAGATGGTATGATATACCATGGTGCTAGATCTGTTGATGTTTTAGATATGGCTTCTTCATAACAACTCATATATTTATCCCAGAGAGCTCTTTCTTTGAGGTCTCCACCAGAAAATTTCCAATTTTTCTCTGGCAAATGCAATCTTCTAAGTAACCTATTCTTTTGCTCGTCTTTGGATATATTCAAGAAAAATTTAAAAACATAGGTGCCATTTTGTGACAGTTCTTTTTCAAAATTATTTATCTGTTCAAAGCGCATATCCCAAAATTCCTGATTTACATCCTCGGGATGATTAATACCTGGTAAACTCTCAGCCATTAAATACTCTGGATGCACACGTGTAACTAAAACATTCTCATAATGGGTACGATTAAATATACCAAAATGCCCTTTGGAAGGTAATGCGATGTAGTGGCGCCATAAATATCCATGAGACAATTCAAGATCTGTAGGAACCTTAAAACTATGTTGCACGACACCACGAACATTAAAATCTTTAAAAACCTCCCTTACTAAACTATCTTTACCTGCTGTGTCCATACCTTGAAAACAAACCAGCACTGAGTGACGATCATGAGCATATAATTTTTCTTGAAATTGCGCTAAGGCTCTACGAGATTTTTCTAGCGCAGCATTTGCTTCTTTCTTACTCAACATTTTTTTAGGAAGTGTATCAAATTTATTTAAATCGATATCTCCTTTGGCTAGATAATCTAAAGGTTTAGTTTTCATAAAAAATGTTATTTACTAGCAAATGAATTAACATCTGTTTCACTTATCTCTTCACTTCCTAAAATAATTAATCGTTCCACAACATTTCGTAATTCCCTAATATTACCAGTCCAATCATAATTTTGTAATTTACCTATTGCTTTTTCCGAAAATTCTTTAGTTGTTCCGCCTTGTTCTTTGGCAATTTTTGCTGCAAAATGTTTTATTAATAAAGGAATATCTTCTCGTCTATCATTGAGTGATGGTACATTGATCAAAATGACCGCTAACCTGTGATATAAGTCTTCCCTAAATTTATTTTCTGAAATCTCATTTTTGAGATCCTTATTGGTAGCCGCTAGAATACGCACATCGACTTTGATATCTTTATCACTACCTACTCTTTGTATTTTATTCTCTTGTAAAGCACGTAGCACCTTTGCTTGTGCATTAAGACTCATATCTCCTATCTCATCTAGGAAAATAGTACCTCCGTTTGCAGCCTCAAATTTACCTGCACGATCTTTATTAGCACCTGTAAAACTACCCTTTACATGACCAAACAATTCACTCTCTATCAATTCACCAGGTATTGCAGCACAGTTTACCTCTATAAAAGGTGCATTAGATCGATGACTTTTTTCATGTAACCAGTGCGCTACCAACTCTTTACCTGTACCGTTTCCTCCGGTGATAAGTACACGAGCATCTGTAGGTGCTACCTTTTCAATTATATTTTTGATAATAACTATAAGCTCACTATTCCCTATCATCTCATAGTTTTTACTAACCTTCTTTTTGAGACGTTTGTTTTCTACAACTAGGTTTTTACGATCTAGTGCGTTACGTACGGTATTAAGCAATCTATTTAAATCTGGTGGCTTAGAAATATAATCAAACGCACCTAAACGCATGGTATTTACAGCAGTATCTAAATCGCCATGTCCAGATATCATTACTACAGGAATTTCTGGTTTAATTTTTTTGATAGCCTCTAGTACCTCAACACCATCCATTTTAGGCATTTTAATATCGCAAAGTACAAGATCATAATCGTCTTTTTTAATAAGTTCTATACCTTCTAACCCATCTACTGCCTCTGTAACAGTATAATTTTTATTCTCCTCAGATAGTATTTTACTTAAGACACGTCTTATCGCCGCCTCATCCTCTATTAATAGAATATTTGCCATTTATATTTTAAATTTTATACCTGCTCTAGAATAGAACGTATTACTGTCATTTACATTTTTTACATCATCTCCACCTGCATCTCTTAATCTTATGTCGTTAAAGATAGTATATCCAGTATAGACATAAACACTAATGTGCTTTGTAAAGTTGTACTGATATCCTGGTCCAGCCATAGCTGTAGTCATAGAAACGTTATCTGCTAGACCGTTAGTAGTACTCACATTATTTTGAATATTTCCATAAAACCCATCTAATCTAGCATATAACTGAACCATATTTTTATCATTGAAACGGTATACTAGATTCATTTTAGGAGCTCCTAGAGTAAAGCTCCAATTAGGTGCAAACTCTCTATAATAGTTCAAATAAGGTAATGGAAATGGTCTACCAGCCGTTGTAGAATACTGCACTCCTACAACTAGACGCCATGGTTTACCTCCATCTTCACGTTTAGTCATACTTTTAATTAAGTAAGCACTTGCTGTTAGAAAGTAGTCATCACTTATCGCCTTTCCCGCATCAAAATTTGATGCCGCTAATACACCTAGTCGAGAACCAAAGCGCCAATTATTTTTCATAGGCGTTGTATAACCTAAGGCAACTTCATAACTTTCATATCGATCTGTACCGAACTGTCTAAAATCTTCTGAATCTTTAACCACTAGATGTACGTTTCTATATTCTAGATATGGTACTAGATAAGTTCCCTCACCTACTTTAAGAGGCACATTAACAAATGTTCTAAATCTCCTGAAGCTATTATCAGAATTGCGCTGTGGGAAATAAGTATACTCTGAACGGAACAAATCGGTTCCTTGTGAATACGCTTTCGCGAAAGCGAGTATAAAAAAACAAATTAGAAGTCTATTAAACATTAAATGGAATTATCGTTTGATTGAAAAATATGAACATCGCGTTGTGGAAATGGTATAGATACTTTATGTGCTCTAAAAGATTTATCAATAGCAAATCGCAACTCACTTTTAATACGAGGATCCACAAAACTATCTCTCACAAAAAAGTACAAGGCAAATTCTAACGCACTATCTCCAAAATTATTGAATAATACAAAAGGTTGCGGGCTCTTAAGTACACCACTTTGAGCTGCTGCACATTCTAAAAGAAGTCGTTTAACTAACTCTGTATCACTACCATAAGCAACACCTACTTGTATATTCTCCCTAGTTTTGGGGTGATTTTGAGTGTAATTATATATGGTTTGTTGTAAAAATAAATGATTTGGTATGACTAAAACTTTATCATCTCTTGTGATTGCACGTGTTGTACGCAGTCTTATTTCAAAAACACGCCCTACCTTACCTTCCATTTCGATTATATCATTTACTAGCAATGATTTATCAACTAAAATGGTAATACCTGCGATAATATCTTTAAAAAAATCTTGCAAGGCAAAACCTATCCCTACAAATAATGCCGCACTAGCCGTTAATATAGCAGTTAAGTCAACACCTGAACTGTTGAGAACGATAATTATAACTATAATGTAAACAATGTAATTGAAAAACTTGAAAATGCTATCAAATTTAAGTTTGTCTGTTTCATCCATCTTACGTGTGAGAAGTCTTTTTATACCTCTTAATGCAAGCGATGCTACAACGATAGCTAGTATAGCCAGTATGATATGACCGGCGTCTAGATGAAAATCCCCAGGTTTTTCAGCACTGATGATTTCATAATCAAAGAATCCTTTAAGCTTTTTCCAAAGTTCTTTCATTAATACTTAAGCCATTTATAAAGTTCTTTCCAGTTGGTCTTCTTACCATACATTAATATACCTACTCGATATATTTTTGCAGCAAACCAGGCTACACCAAATATACTTACATATAACAAAATCATACTGAGCCCTATTTCCCAATAGGTAATATCTCCAAAAGGAATACGCATTAACATCACTATAGGAGAAGTTAATGGTATATACGAGAATACTACTGCTACAGTTCCATGTGGATTATCCATAACCGAAAAGAACCCAACATAAATTGATAGTATTAATGGTAATATAACTGGAAGCATGAATTGCTGTGTATCAGTTTCATTATCCACAGCAGCACCTATCGCAGTATAAATTGCGGCATATAAAAAGTAGCCTCCTATAAAATAAATAAAGAAGCATATTACAAGCTTTAATAATGGCAATTGCATGATATCATTAATGATAAGCTGCATTTTATCCATATTCTCTAATTGAGACATGGCCATATCATTACCTGGACTTTGTACTGCTTCTGGACCTAAAAAAGTACTTGCTATAGTAAATAGTATACCTCCGAGAAAAACCCAAATTATAAATTGAGTGATCCCTGCTAGTGATGTACCCGTGATTTTTCCTATCATCAAATAAATAGGTTTAACGGAACTAATAATTATTTCTATGATTCGATTGGTCTTTTCTTCAATTACCGATCGCATTACCATATTACCATATATAATTATAAACATCATTAATAAGTATCCTGCACCACCACCGAAAGCCATTTTTATCCATCCATTTGCCTTACTAGTTTGTACACCAGTATAACTTTGTAATTGTAAATCTGTTGTAATTTTAGACTCTTGGATAGTTTCTAGATTAATACCTCTTGATATTAATTGATCTTCAGTAGCTTTCTTACTAATTTTATCTTCAATCTCATTAATAAAACCTAGAGACGGAGAATCATCAGAGTAAAAGGTTACCTCACCTAATTGATTATTCTTTTTACTAATATGTATTAAACCATAATAATCTGCAGTTTTGCTAGCATCTATTGCAGTTTGTAAGTTATCGTTATCTAGGGTAATATAATCTGTACGATCTGAATCCTCAAATAATGGTGCATAGATGGTAGTTTCATCTAGAATTGCTATTTTTCTAGTAGTATCGTTATTAAGGCTAGTTAAAAAACCTACTAACAATGCAACACCTACAAATATCAACGGACTCACAAAAGTCATGATGATAAATGTTCTATTTCTCACCTTATTAAGGTACTCTCTTTTAATTATAAGCCACAACTTATCCATCTTGCTTCACTGTTTTAATAAAGATATCATTCACACTAGGTATAATTTCACTAAAATGAGTTAACTCGCCTAAGCTAGTTAAATCATTTAATGATTGGGCTATCGTCACATCTTCTGGCAGTTTTATTTTAAAATCTAGAGTATTATCTAAACCAGACAACTCTATACCTTGTGCGTTATAAAAATCTGGTATAGATAGCAGCGCATGATTATTATCTGATGTGATAAGAGATACAGCATATTCTCTATTACGGAATCGTTGCTTCACCTCATTAAGCTTACCGCTCAAAACAACATTAGACTTATTTATTAGTGCAATATGATCACACATTTCTTCTACACTTTCCATACGGTGTGTAGAAAATATTATCGTTGCACCTTGATCTCTTAATTGTAAGATTTCATCCTTTATTAGATTTGCATTTACAGGATCAAAGCCAGAAAACGGTTCATCAAAGATTAGTAAATCTGGCTCGTGTAGTACGGTTACAATAAATTGTACTTTTTGAGCCATACCTTTAGATAGCTCTTGTAATTTTTTATTCCACCATCCTTGCATTCCTAATCTATCAAACCAATACTTAAGTTTTGTTTTTGCCTCAGATTTTGAAAGACCTTTAAGCATGGCTAGATATATACACTGTTCACCTACTTTCATAGATTTATAAAGACCTCGTTCCTCGGGCATATATCCTATTTGAGAAATATGTTTAGGCTCTAGAGGTTCTCCATTAAGAAGAATTTCACCACCATCTGGCATGGTGATCTGGTTAATAATTCTTATTAAAGAGGTTTTACCAGCACCATTAGGTCCCAGCAGTCCGTAAACACTTCCTTTAGGAACTGCAATATTAACATCATTGAGTGCAGTAAAGTCTCCATAACGTTTTACAATGTGTCTTGCTTCAAGCGTGTTCTTCATATTTTATCTAAAGCTCGCTAATTTAAAAATATATCGCACCATCTAGCGAGCATTTGCATTTATTTAGGTTACAAATAACAAAAAACCCACCTTGCTAATTGATAGTAAGGTGGGAAAAATTGCTATGAAAAAGAAAAATAACATTTGGTTGGTTAACCAATTGTTAAACCAAATATATAATTAAATTTTCAATTATTTAAGATTATTTTAAGAAAACATATCCTTCACTTTTTCAAAGAAAGATTTGTCACCTTTTTCAGGTGCTGGTTCAAAATGTGAATCTGCCATCATAGATTCAAAAAACTCTTTTTGATCTCTTGATAAATTACGTGGTGTCCATACATTAACATGTACTAATAAATCACCCGTTGCATATCCATTGACACTAGGCATTCCCTTACCACGTAATCTTAGAATTTTACCACTTTGGATTCCAGCTTCAATAGGTATGCGTACTTTACCAGTAACCGTTTGTATCTCTTTAGTAGTACCTAATACAGCCTCAGGCACACTAACATATAGATCATAATGTAGATTATTACCTTCACGCTGCAGCTCAGCATGTTCTTTAACTTCTATATCTACTAGTAAATCACCTGATACACCATTACCTGGCGCCTCATTACCTTTACCACTAACTTTAAGTCTCATGTCGGTTTCTACACCAGCAGGTATTTTAATAGATACTGTTTCTTCGTCTATAATTAGACCTTGAGCATCTGCGCCAGCTGGTTTTTTATCCATGGTTTGCCCAGCACCGCCACAAACATTACATGGAGCGCTAGTTTGCATACGACCTAATATGGTATTTTGTATACGTGTTACCTGACCAGATCCACCACAAGTAGAACATGTTTTATAAGTAACACCAGGTGCTTGCTTTTTACGCTTTACCTTAACTTTTTTCTCAACTCCTACTGCTGCTTCTTCTAGTGTTAAAGACACTCTTATACGTAAATCTTTACCTTTAACCCTACGACGTCCACCGCCGCCAAAGCCGCCGCCGCCACCGAAACCTGAGAAACCGCCACCGCCAAATATGTCACCAAACTGGCTGAATATGTCATCCATATCCATACCGCCAAAACCACCAGCACCACCGAAACCGCCAGCACCGCCAGAAGTATACGCCTGATGACCTAACTGGTCATAACGTGATTTTTTTTGTGGATCACTTAAGGTTTCATAAGCTTCTGCAGCTTTCTTAAAGTTCTCTTCGGCAGTTTCATCACCTGGATTTTTATCTGGGTGAAATTCTATGGCTTTCTTACGATAAGCTTTTTTAATCTCTGCAGCCGTGGCACTTTTTGAAATGCCTAATATGTCATAAAAATCTGCCATGTTATTGTCCTATAACTACTTTAGGGTAACGTATAATTTTGTCACCCAGTTTATAACCTTGTTCGATTACGTCTATTATTTTACCTTTCATCTCATCACTAGGCGCAGGTATTTGTGTGATGGCCTCATGATAGTCTGCATTAAAAGCATCTCCTGATCTAACTTCCATTTGCTCTAGTCCTTTAGCTTTTAAGGTATTGCGCAATTTATTAGATATAAGAGTCACACCTTCAATAAGGTTTTTTTCTTCTGACTTATTGATCTCAATCATCGCTCTGTCAAAATCGTCTATAACTGGCAACATGTCCTTTAAAACTCCTTCTCCAGCAGTTTTAAATAACTCATTACGCTCTTTTGCAGTACGTCTTTTAAAATTTTCAAACTCAGCAAACAATCTTAAAAACTTATCTTTTTCTTGCTGTAGTTGCTCTTCTAATTCTACTATAGGATCCTTTTGCTCTTGCTCTTCAACAGCAGCTTTGTCATTAACATCTTCTTGTTGATCAACAGTTTGTGCCTCTAGATCTTTTAATTCTTGTTCTTCTTTTTTATTCTTTGCCATAACTGGTCTCCTAGTTTTGTTAGGAATTAATGGTTAACATATTGCTATTATTATAAAATCACGCTTTCGCGAAAGCGTAATTAAAACAGCCCTTTTGCTCATTCTACATCCTATACTCAAAAGTACTGCCACATCAACATCAATGTCAAAATGTCACTGAAATATTTAATATAGTTTTAACGGCTTTATTTGTAGGTACATTTAATTTTACAGTCTTAATTTAAAAATCAAAACAATGAACAAAACATCAATAAAATTAGTAGGAATGGCTGCTGTTGTAGCATTTACTATGTCATGTAAAGATGCACAAAATGAAGTTGAAGCTACTGCTGCTGAGGCTGAGGCACAAGCAACTGTTGAGGCCGTAACTTATAAGGTAGATACGGCAGCGTCTAACATTGCATGGGTAGGTTCTAAACCTACTGCAGATCATACTGGTAATATTTCTTTAGCCAGCGGTATGGTAACCGTTAATGGTGAGACATTAGAAAGTGGTGAGTTTACCATCGATATGAATAGTATTGAAGTAACTGACATAGAAGGTGAAGGCGCTATGAAATTAAAGAATCATTTATCTGGTACTGTTGAAGGAACTGAAACTGACTTCTTTAATGTAAACAAATATCCTACTGCAAAATTTGTTGTAACTGGTATTGAAGGTAATATGTTATCTGGTAACCTGACTCTTAAAGACGTTACTAAAAATGTAACTTTCCCTGTAACTGTTGCTTACGACGGTGATAAAATGATGTTAGATAGTGAAGAATTTACAATTAATCGTACGGATTGGGGAATTAAGTATGGTTCACAAACCTTTAGTGATAAGGTACTAGACAGCGCTATCGCAGACGATATTAAACTGACTGTAAATCTAGTTGCTACAAAGTAATTAAGATTTGAGTGTAGATTGAAAGAAAAATCCCTGAGCTGTTGCTCAGGGATTTTTTATTTAAATAATTTTAAAGATAGTTAGATTGATTAATCAATATATCTTTCAAGCGCCTGATCTAGTTGCGGATATTGAAATTGATATCCAGCTTCCTCTATTCTAGCACTACTTACATGCTGACTCGATAATACTACAGCTGCCATTTCACCTAGCATTAGTTTCATTACAAATTGAGGCACATTAGGTAAAAATACGGGCTTGCCCATTGCTTTACCTATTGCTTCCATCATAGGTCTATTGCGTACGGGATGAGGCGCTACTCCATTATAGACTCCTTCTAGTCTTTTTTCAGACAGGTAATAAAAAATACCTACTAGATCATCTATGGCAATCCAGCTTTGCCACATTTTACCATTTCCAAATCCTGCACCTGCATAGTACTTAACAGGTTGTGCCATTTGTTCTAGTGCACCACCTTGCGCAGCTAAAACTATACCTATTCTTACTATAGATAGTTTGACTCCTGTTGCTCTAAATTGTTGTGCTATACTTTCCCATGCAATACAAACGTCTGCCAGATAATTATCTGCATATGGTGGAATGTCGTTTTCTTTAAAAGCCTCGGCATCTTGATCATCTGGATATATACCGATAGCACTAGCAGTAATCACTTGTTTAACTTGATGATCATTATCCTTTAATAAATCTACTAATAGTTGTGTACTATTAATACGGCTGGACATAATACTTTCTTTGGCCGCTGCAGTCCAACGTTGAAAAACAGATTCTCCAGCAAGATGGATTATGGTATCTACACCATCGATACAACTAGAATCTATGGTCATGTTTGTAACATTCCACAAAAACCCTTTATAATTAGGTTCTGTTTTAATGGCATTAGACCGTGTGGTTAGATAGTGAACGGTATGTCCTTTTGAAAGAAATTGATCTGCTATTTGCGAGCCTACTAGACCAGTGGCACCTGTTATTAATACATTCATATAGGTAAAGTTAATCGCTAGCCGCTAGTCTATATAATGCTTTTGTATAGAATTAACTTTTAAGTCGTTGCAATTCAGTCTTAAAACACCTTGCATTTACTGATCTCTTTAAATTAAAAAATCCCATTACATATTTAAGTAATGGGATTTATACTGACTGATAGATAAATCTATAGTCTAATACTCATTTCTGTATCTTCCTTTAAGGTAAACTTTGCATCTCCAAATACCGGTGGTCCAAAACTCATCTGTCCTCCACTTACGTTATAATTTTCAGCAGGCATACCGTCTTTAAAGTCCATTCTTTGATTACCATTTAAGTCATGTAATACGATAATAGCATATTCTCCTGGTGCAACATTTTCAAATGTTACAGTCGCTACTCCATCTTCAATTTTTACCGCAGCGCTTTGCACAGGTGCTGCTACCATAAATGTTTCTTTAGTATTAAGTGCAAATACCATCTCACCTTTATCGCTGGTGGCGTTAGGAACGGTAACTTTTAAAGTGTGTGTTGTTTCTTGAGCAAAACTTAATAGAGAAATAAATAATGCGATTGTTGTGATGAAAGTTTTCATAATTGTGTGGTTTTTGTTGTTTGATGAGACAAATATGCATCACGCTTTCGCGAAAGCGAACTTTAAAATACCCAACTGTCATAAATAAGTACCGAGTTGTATTTTTAAGCAGGCTATGGCTCGTACTCTTTTAATAAAGCTACCAAGTTATCTATATCTAAAGGTTTTAAATGAGAAGTCGAAAATGAATCTAAACGATTGATACGCCTGATGTGTAGCTGATCATCCTCTATCTACACTTGCGAAATGAATTTCATGTCTAGTTCTAAAGTCCTTCCATCTATCTTAAGTTTAACTTGATTATCTCTTTTCCAATGAAGTGCATTTTTGCGAGTTGCAGACCATATTAAATAAACTAATCCTATTAAATATAGTACCGTACTTGGTATACCAAACCACAGATCTGGGATAATAAATTGTGGTACTATTA from Nonlabens arenilitoris harbors:
- the dnaJ gene encoding molecular chaperone DnaJ, producing the protein MADFYDILGISKSATAAEIKKAYRKKAIEFHPDKNPGDETAEENFKKAAEAYETLSDPQKKSRYDQLGHQAYTSGGAGGFGGAGGFGGMDMDDIFSQFGDIFGGGGFSGFGGGGGFGGGGRRRVKGKDLRIRVSLTLEEAAVGVEKKVKVKRKKQAPGVTYKTCSTCGGSGQVTRIQNTILGRMQTSAPCNVCGGAGQTMDKKPAGADAQGLIIDEETVSIKIPAGVETDMRLKVSGKGNEAPGNGVSGDLLVDIEVKEHAELQREGNNLHYDLYVSVPEAVLGTTKEIQTVTGKVRIPIEAGIQSGKILRLRGKGMPSVNGYATGDLLVHVNVWTPRNLSRDQKEFFESMMADSHFEPAPEKGDKSFFEKVKDMFS
- a CDS encoding nucleotide exchange factor GrpE, which encodes MAKNKKEEQELKDLEAQTVDQQEDVNDKAAVEEQEQKDPIVELEEQLQQEKDKFLRLFAEFENFKRRTAKERNELFKTAGEGVLKDMLPVIDDFDRAMIEINKSEEKNLIEGVTLISNKLRNTLKAKGLEQMEVRSGDAFNADYHEAITQIPAPSDEMKGKIIDVIEQGYKLGDKIIRYPKVVIGQ
- a CDS encoding YceI family protein produces the protein MNKTSIKLVGMAAVVAFTMSCKDAQNEVEATAAEAEAQATVEAVTYKVDTAASNIAWVGSKPTADHTGNISLASGMVTVNGETLESGEFTIDMNSIEVTDIEGEGAMKLKNHLSGTVEGTETDFFNVNKYPTAKFVVTGIEGNMLSGNLTLKDVTKNVTFPVTVAYDGDKMMLDSEEFTINRTDWGIKYGSQTFSDKVLDSAIADDIKLTVNLVATK
- a CDS encoding TIGR01777 family oxidoreductase, which encodes MNVLITGATGLVGSQIADQFLSKGHTVHYLTTRSNAIKTEPNYKGFLWNVTNMTIDSSCIDGVDTIIHLAGESVFQRWTAAAKESIMSSRINSTQLLVDLLKDNDHQVKQVITASAIGIYPDDQDAEAFKENDIPPYADNYLADVCIAWESIAQQFRATGVKLSIVRIGIVLAAQGGALEQMAQPVKYYAGAGFGNGKMWQSWIAIDDLVGIFYYLSEKRLEGVYNGVAPHPVRNRPMMEAIGKAMGKPVFLPNVPQFVMKLMLGEMAAVVLSSQHVSSARIEEAGYQFQYPQLDQALERYID
- a CDS encoding DUF2141 domain-containing protein; this encodes MKTFITTIALFISLLSFAQETTHTLKVTVPNATSDKGEMVFALNTKETFMVAAPVQSAAVKIEDGVATVTFENVAPGEYAIIVLHDLNGNQRMDFKDGMPAENYNVSGGQMSFGPPVFGDAKFTLKEDTEMSIRL